A genome region from Baekduia alba includes the following:
- a CDS encoding ComEC/Rec2 family competence protein translates to MSGVAIVRRWRPLVADAGGRHPRHVALALVVVGLLLGPRAPASVIAVGALAVAFGALAVPIVRRPAAALAFAIILIGGAWAGQARTASLERTALGADFGRAVAGEATVLAPPRPDAYGGAKALVRWRGEPVLLRVPSWWLAGERAALPTVGDMVRVRGKLRVPDLAAAAVRAHATLRVSELAPTGRRRGGPLGVVDGVRRRAERVLGGQLPVGEAALLRGMVLGDDAAMPSDLHDAFTAASLSHLTAASGQNVALLAALALGLCTLAGLGIRARWAIVLALIIMYVPLAGGGPSIQRAGVMGAATIVAALAGRPASRWYALLAAAAVTLALDPRTAADPGWQLSFAAVVGIAALAAPARDRLRARGLPGAAAEAVAVTVAATLATAPLIAIHFGRSSLVGLPANVLAAPAVAPIMWLGMTAAALAQVAPALGAPLVLVTGPLLGYMVGLARLAAAAPGAQVAVPLAGLTILCALAAALIAAPRRTPGDDEPAAEPLTWKRAALGGSAPERGGPPGAGLMLPDGAEPRRRRWRAGSPNRRALLAAAVAVAVLAAVAPALVPPRALAPPPEGDLRVTALDVGQGDATLLQAGDHAVLVDAGPPGTAIVTELRRAGVRRLDALVVTHPQADHDGGAPAVLSALPTDVLLDGRGGDRSPTSTAIDGPAGRRSTHVVAAQAGQVLRAGALRLRVLWPPADPAAPGTDPNDRAIVALADAFGATALLTADAESNVLGPLDLPPVDVLKVSHHGSADDGLPALLDRLRPRVALIEVGARNTYGHPTPATLQALRAAVPVVRRTDQDGTLRVDLRGGGASVAAEG, encoded by the coding sequence GTGAGCGGCGTGGCGATCGTGCGTCGGTGGCGCCCGCTGGTCGCCGATGCAGGCGGCCGGCATCCGCGCCACGTCGCGTTGGCGCTGGTCGTCGTCGGGCTGCTGCTCGGGCCGCGAGCGCCGGCATCGGTGATCGCGGTCGGGGCGCTGGCCGTCGCCTTCGGCGCGTTGGCCGTGCCGATCGTGCGCCGGCCGGCGGCGGCGCTCGCGTTCGCCATCATCTTGATCGGCGGCGCGTGGGCAGGACAGGCGCGGACGGCGAGCCTGGAGCGCACGGCGCTCGGCGCGGACTTCGGTCGCGCGGTGGCCGGGGAGGCGACCGTCCTGGCGCCGCCGCGGCCCGACGCCTACGGCGGGGCGAAGGCGCTGGTGCGCTGGCGCGGCGAGCCCGTGCTGCTGCGGGTGCCGAGCTGGTGGCTGGCGGGCGAGCGGGCGGCGCTGCCCACGGTGGGGGACATGGTGCGCGTGCGCGGGAAGCTGCGCGTGCCGGATCTCGCCGCCGCGGCGGTCCGGGCCCACGCGACGCTGCGCGTGAGCGAGCTGGCGCCGACGGGCCGACGCCGTGGCGGCCCGCTGGGCGTGGTCGACGGGGTGCGGCGGCGCGCCGAGCGCGTTCTTGGTGGACAGCTCCCGGTCGGCGAAGCGGCGCTGCTGCGGGGGATGGTGCTCGGCGACGACGCCGCGATGCCGAGCGATCTCCACGACGCGTTCACCGCGGCGAGCCTCAGCCACCTGACGGCCGCCAGCGGGCAGAACGTCGCGCTGCTCGCCGCGTTGGCGCTCGGGCTGTGCACGCTCGCAGGCCTCGGCATCCGTGCGCGCTGGGCGATCGTGCTGGCGTTGATCATCATGTACGTGCCGTTGGCGGGCGGCGGACCGTCGATCCAGCGGGCAGGCGTCATGGGCGCCGCGACGATCGTGGCCGCGCTCGCCGGTCGACCGGCGAGCCGCTGGTACGCGCTGCTGGCGGCCGCGGCGGTGACGCTCGCGCTCGATCCGCGAACCGCCGCCGATCCCGGATGGCAGCTGAGCTTCGCGGCGGTGGTCGGGATCGCGGCGTTGGCCGCGCCGGCCCGGGACCGCCTCCGCGCGCGTGGGCTGCCGGGCGCGGCGGCCGAAGCCGTCGCGGTCACCGTCGCCGCGACGCTGGCGACCGCGCCGTTGATCGCGATCCACTTCGGCCGGTCCTCGCTCGTGGGGCTGCCGGCCAACGTGCTGGCGGCGCCGGCCGTCGCGCCGATCATGTGGCTGGGGATGACGGCCGCGGCGCTCGCCCAGGTGGCACCGGCGCTGGGCGCCCCGCTCGTCCTCGTCACCGGGCCGCTGCTCGGATACATGGTGGGCCTGGCGCGGCTGGCGGCCGCCGCGCCGGGCGCCCAGGTCGCCGTCCCGTTGGCCGGGCTGACGATCCTGTGCGCGCTGGCCGCGGCGCTGATCGCCGCGCCGCGTCGCACGCCGGGCGACGACGAACCGGCGGCGGAGCCTCTGACGTGGAAGCGCGCGGCCCTCGGCGGGAGCGCGCCCGAGCGTGGCGGCCCGCCCGGCGCCGGGCTGATGCTGCCCGACGGCGCCGAGCCGCGCCGGCGCCGGTGGCGGGCCGGCTCGCCCAACCGGCGCGCGCTGCTCGCGGCCGCCGTCGCCGTGGCGGTGCTCGCCGCCGTGGCGCCGGCGCTCGTCCCGCCGCGGGCGCTCGCGCCGCCGCCCGAGGGCGACCTCCGGGTCACGGCGCTCGACGTGGGCCAGGGCGACGCGACGCTCCTCCAGGCCGGCGACCACGCCGTGCTCGTCGACGCCGGCCCGCCGGGGACCGCGATCGTGACCGAGCTGCGCCGCGCCGGCGTGCGGCGCCTCGACGCGCTCGTCGTCACGCACCCGCAGGCCGACCACGACGGCGGCGCGCCGGCCGTGCTGTCCGCGCTGCCGACCGACGTGCTCCTCGACGGGCGCGGCGGCGACCGGTCGCCGACGTCGACCGCCATCGACGGGCCCGCCGGGCGCCGCTCCACCCATGTGGTCGCGGCCCAGGCCGGCCAGGTCCTGCGCGCGGGCGCGCTCCGGCTCCGCGTCCTGTGGCCGCCTGCCGATCCCGCCGCGCCCGGCACCGACCCCAACGACCGCGCGATCGTCGCGCTCGCCGACGCCTTCGGCGCGACCGCGCTGCTCACCGCCGACGCCGAGTCCAACGTCCTCGGGCCCCTCGACCTCCCGCCGGTCGACGTCCTCAAGGTCAGCCACCACGGCAGCGCCGACGACGGGCTGCCCGCGCTGCTCGACCGGCTGCGGCCGCGCGTCGCGCTGATCGAGGTCGGCGCGCGCAACACCTACGGGCACCCGACGCCGGCGACCCTCCAGGCACTCCGCGCCGCGGTCCCGGTCGTCCGCCGAACCGACCAGGACGGCACGCTCCGGGTCGACCTCCGAGGCGGTGGTGCGAGCGTCGCCGCGGAGGGCTGA
- a CDS encoding ComEA family DNA-binding protein, producing MPFDLTRTEAAAYAACCVLVVLLGWRVLRSDGGAAQAVAPAAARTTTASGGASVSAAPARETSATVHVVGAVRRAGVYRLRAGQRVQDAIARAGGATAHADLQAINLAAKVTDGQQVVVPRKGRAGVAAPAAGAATEGGGGAAPSSGPVNLNSATAEQLDTLDGVGPATAQKILEFRQQHGGFSSVDDLAQIAGIGPKKLESLRAQVTA from the coding sequence GTGCCGTTCGATCTCACCCGCACCGAGGCCGCCGCCTACGCGGCGTGCTGCGTGTTGGTGGTGTTGCTCGGGTGGCGTGTGCTGCGCTCCGACGGTGGGGCGGCGCAGGCGGTCGCGCCGGCCGCGGCGCGGACGACGACGGCGAGCGGCGGCGCGTCGGTCTCCGCGGCGCCCGCGCGTGAAACGAGCGCGACGGTCCACGTCGTCGGCGCGGTGCGGCGCGCGGGCGTCTATCGGCTGCGCGCGGGACAGCGCGTGCAGGACGCGATCGCCCGGGCCGGGGGCGCGACCGCGCACGCGGATCTCCAGGCCATCAACCTGGCGGCGAAGGTCACCGACGGGCAGCAGGTCGTGGTCCCGCGGAAGGGGAGGGCCGGCGTCGCCGCGCCGGCGGCTGGGGCCGCGACGGAGGGCGGTGGCGGTGCGGCTCCGTCGTCCGGGCCCGTCAACCTCAACTCGGCGACCGCCGAGCAGCTCGACACCCTGGACGGCGTCGGGCCGGCGACCGCGCAGAAGATCCTCGAGTTCCGCCAGCAGCACGGTGGGTTCTCGTCGGTCGACGACCTCGCGCAGATCGCGGGCATCGGACCGAAGAAGCTGGAGTCGCTGCGGGCGCAGGTGACGGCGTGA
- a CDS encoding phosphotransferase enzyme family protein → MAAKPGTARALAAARAVALAHAVACDDAVVVGDGSNVMVHLKPAPVIARVMTGTAVLHGDLERWLAGEVAVGAFLGERALAVAPTDVLAPGPHEHDGLWMTFWDFVEHDASGVLPRADELGGALRELHAALADFPGELGPLTDVRDWLDRLAAALRPSPRLSAQDRDALRSRLEALSPTVFESALPAQAIHGDASMSNLLRTGGGLLWNDLEDVCVGPVHWDVAGLVVDARARGAGEAFVADLLRAHGGPDLAALEDFIAAHLLYTTIWGAFAAQRRSQTQDSA, encoded by the coding sequence ATGGCGGCGAAGCCCGGTACCGCGCGCGCCTTGGCGGCGGCCCGGGCGGTCGCGCTCGCCCATGCGGTCGCCTGCGACGACGCGGTCGTGGTGGGTGACGGCAGCAACGTGATGGTCCATCTCAAGCCCGCTCCGGTCATCGCACGGGTGATGACCGGCACGGCGGTGCTGCACGGCGACCTCGAGCGATGGCTGGCCGGCGAGGTCGCCGTCGGGGCGTTCCTCGGAGAGCGGGCCCTGGCCGTGGCCCCCACCGATGTGCTCGCACCGGGGCCTCATGAGCATGACGGGCTCTGGATGACGTTCTGGGACTTCGTCGAGCACGACGCTTCCGGGGTGCTGCCGCGCGCGGATGAGCTCGGCGGCGCGCTGCGCGAGCTGCACGCCGCGCTCGCCGACTTCCCAGGCGAGCTCGGGCCGCTCACCGACGTGCGCGACTGGCTCGACCGCCTGGCCGCCGCGTTGCGGCCGTCGCCGCGGCTCTCCGCGCAGGACAGAGATGCGCTGCGCTCCCGCCTCGAAGCGCTGAGCCCCACGGTGTTCGAGAGCGCGCTCCCCGCGCAGGCGATCCACGGCGACGCGTCGATGTCGAACCTGCTCCGCACCGGCGGCGGGCTCCTCTGGAACGACCTCGAAGACGTCTGCGTCGGTCCCGTCCACTGGGACGTCGCGGGGCTCGTCGTCGATGCGCGCGCCCGCGGTGCGGGCGAGGCGTTCGTGGCTGACCTGCTCCGTGCCCACGGCGGACCGGACCTCGCAGCGCTCGAGGACTTCATCGCAGCACACCTCCTCTACACGACCATCTGGGGAGCGTTCGCGGCCCAGCGTCGGTCGCAGACGCAGGACAGCGCTTGA